The Anoplopoma fimbria isolate UVic2021 breed Golden Eagle Sablefish chromosome 20, Afim_UVic_2022, whole genome shotgun sequence genome includes a window with the following:
- the fabp10a gene encoding fatty acid-binding protein 10-A, liver basic, whose translation MDFNGTWQVYSQENYEEFLRAMELPEEVIKMAKDIKPITEIKQKGNDFVVTSKTPGKTVTNTFTIGKEAEINTMDGKKLKCVVNLEGGKLVCNTGKFCHIQELKGGEMVENLTMGSTTLIRRSKKM comes from the exons ATGGACTTCAATGGAACATGGCAGGTCTACTCCCAGGAGAACTACGAGGAGTTCCTCAGGGCCAtgg AACTCCCAGAGGAGGTCATAAAGATGGCCAAGGACATCAAGCCAATTACTGAGATCAAGCAGAAAGGTAATGACTTTGTTGTCACCTCAAAGACCCCTGGAAAGACTGTGACCAACACCTTCACCATCGGCAAGGAGGCTGAAATTAACACCATGGACGGCAAGAAGCTCAAG TGCGTTGTCAATCTGGAGGGCGGCAAACTGGTCTGCAACACCGGCAAGTTCTGCCACATTCAAGAGCTCAAGGGAGGAGAGATGGTTGAG AACTTAACCATGGGCTCAACAACTCTCATCAGGAGGAGCAAAAAGATGTAA